In bacterium, the DNA window TGTCAAAGAGGTAAAATAAACTTTTTATATATTTTAATCGTCCAAATTTTGGACTGGCACCGAATAAAAAGGAGGTGAGGCATGATGAGAAAATTTATAACGACATTATCCTGTATTTTATTTCTTACCTCAATGGGAATTTCTCTTTTTGCTAAAGAAGGGAAAGAAAAGGGAGAAAAGAAAGAAAAACCGAAAGTTGATATCAAACATGCATATGGTGAGATAACCAAATTAGATTTAGAAAATTATTCAGTAACAATAAAACAGGATGATGGAACAGAAATAACATTAAAAGCAACAACAGAAAAAACTAAGGAGATGCTGAAAAATTTAAAAGTCGGAGATAAGGTAAAAGCAGTATATTTTGAAAAAGATGGAGAACTTGTAATTGGGAAAATCGGAATACCAAAAAGTGATGGCAAAAAAGAACATAAAAAGGAAAAACTAACTCAATAATAACTTTTTTCTT includes these proteins:
- a CDS encoding copper-binding protein is translated as MMRKFITTLSCILFLTSMGISLFAKEGKEKGEKKEKPKVDIKHAYGEITKLDLENYSVTIKQDDGTEITLKATTEKTKEMLKNLKVGDKVKAVYFEKDGELVIGKIGIPKSDGKKEHKKEKLTQ